In Parcubacteria group bacterium, a genomic segment contains:
- a CDS encoding RluA family pseudouridine synthase yields MKLAVEATDNLDRLDKFLAAKLAGATRSFVARQIKRGRVTVNNSPTYAHYTPKPGDVIEVAKVEQEAPKLAPDPNVAFKIIDEQPNYLVIEKPAGLVVHPAPGVSEPTLVDGLVAKYPDLARVGEDKLRPGIVHRLDRDVSGLMVVARTQAMFESLKQQFREREVEKQYSALVHGRVQGERGMIDTPIGRSQTKSGKMAAHTQEREGDRNAQTEYLVRERVKNYTLLEIRLHTGRSHQIRVHLHSIGHPVVGDELYTNKRVKHKDLGRIFLHASKLSFDDASGERHTYTSELPKELQDFLSSL; encoded by the coding sequence ATGAAACTGGCCGTAGAAGCAACCGACAATCTTGACCGTTTAGATAAGTTCCTTGCCGCAAAGCTCGCGGGCGCCACGCGCTCGTTCGTGGCGCGCCAGATCAAGCGCGGCAGGGTGACCGTAAACAACAGCCCAACCTATGCGCATTACACGCCAAAGCCGGGCGACGTGATTGAGGTTGCCAAAGTTGAACAGGAGGCGCCGAAACTTGCGCCCGACCCGAACGTCGCGTTCAAAATCATTGATGAACAGCCAAATTACCTGGTGATTGAAAAGCCCGCAGGCCTGGTGGTGCACCCTGCCCCCGGCGTGTCCGAACCAACGCTCGTTGACGGCCTGGTTGCGAAGTACCCGGATCTCGCGCGTGTCGGCGAAGACAAGCTGCGCCCGGGAATCGTGCACCGGCTTGATAGGGACGTATCCGGATTGATGGTGGTCGCGCGCACCCAAGCCATGTTTGAGAGCCTCAAGCAACAGTTCCGGGAGCGCGAAGTTGAAAAGCAGTACAGTGCCCTGGTCCACGGCAGGGTCCAAGGAGAGCGCGGGATGATTGATACGCCCATTGGGCGCTCCCAGACGAAGTCAGGCAAAATGGCGGCACACACCCAGGAGCGCGAGGGCGACCGGAACGCGCAGACCGAGTACCTCGTGCGCGAGCGCGTAAAAAACTACACCCTGCTTGAGATCCGGCTCCACACTGGACGTTCGCACCAAATCCGTGTACACTTGCACTCAATCGGCCACCCCGTGGTCGGGGACGAATTGTACACCAACAAGCGCGTCAAGCATAAAGATCTGGGCCGCATCTTCCTGCACGCATCAAAACTTTCTTTTGACGATGCATCCGGCGAACGGCACACCTACACTTCCGAGCTCCCCAAAGAACTCCAAGACTTTCTGTCATCACTATGA
- a CDS encoding 30S ribosomal protein S20, with protein MPIKKSSFKELRKTKTRTRFNSIREKQIKDAMKKIQKALTVKNLEEAQVLAKNVVAMIDKAAKRRIIHPNKASRKKSRLFAAIKRAAAKK; from the coding sequence ATGCCGATTAAGAAATCCTCATTCAAGGAACTGCGCAAGACCAAAACTCGGACCCGGTTCAACTCCATCCGCGAAAAGCAGATCAAGGACGCCATGAAAAAGATTCAAAAGGCCTTAACCGTCAAGAATCTTGAAGAGGCCCAAGTCCTTGCCAAGAACGTGGTTGCCATGATTGATAAGGCTGCCAAGCGCCGCATCATCCACCCGAACAAGGCATCCCGCAAAAAGTCCCGCCTGTTCGCGGCCATCAAACGGGCCGCCGCCAAAAAGTAA
- the holA gene encoding DNA polymerase III subunit delta, with translation MLILIHGEDTYSSKQYLEKLVHGFNAKHAASGGAVEVFDAEEGTWEELGARLTAAGLFSSKKLVIAKGLLENKEVRDSLTDFLDTHEIGAGTSLIVYHAGAPDKRLKLVARLAKEQYSKECPLPSERDMPAVIQRVARELGASIEPAAARLLVGMIGTDTWRAANELAKLSAGKGTITARAVGAMVHASTQENIWKFVDALSSGDRKTALGLVDAQLEAVEAPQQFLGMIIRQTRLLLALHGAEGSDASLASELKLNPFVVQKTRAQSRRFTVKRLIGMYHALARLDRSLKESRGEPKLLFTVLVDSIVR, from the coding sequence ATGCTGATTTTGATTCACGGCGAGGATACGTACTCGTCAAAACAATACTTGGAAAAACTGGTTCATGGATTCAACGCGAAGCACGCCGCATCCGGCGGGGCGGTGGAGGTGTTTGATGCTGAAGAGGGGACATGGGAAGAGCTTGGGGCGCGCCTGACCGCGGCCGGGCTGTTCTCATCCAAAAAGCTGGTTATCGCAAAGGGACTATTGGAGAACAAAGAGGTGCGTGATTCACTCACTGATTTTTTGGACACGCACGAGATTGGCGCTGGCACGAGCCTGATAGTCTATCACGCGGGCGCGCCTGACAAGCGGCTCAAACTGGTGGCGCGGCTTGCAAAGGAGCAGTACTCAAAAGAGTGCCCGCTCCCGAGCGAGCGGGATATGCCCGCGGTTATCCAGAGAGTCGCCCGCGAGCTCGGCGCATCCATTGAGCCCGCGGCCGCGCGTTTGCTTGTGGGTATGATTGGCACGGACACCTGGCGCGCCGCAAACGAGCTTGCCAAGCTTTCCGCAGGCAAAGGCACGATCACGGCCCGGGCGGTTGGGGCCATGGTGCACGCGTCAACACAGGAGAACATCTGGAAGTTTGTTGACGCGCTCTCAAGCGGCGACAGGAAAACCGCTCTCGGCCTGGTTGATGCGCAGCTGGAAGCGGTTGAGGCGCCCCAGCAGTTTTTGGGCATGATCATCCGGCAAACAAGGCTTTTGCTTGCCCTGCACGGGGCCGAAGGGTCAGACGCATCCCTTGCTTCGGAGCTTAAGTTGAATCCGTTTGTGGTGCAAAAGACGCGCGCCCAAAGCAGGCGCTTTACGGTCAAGCGCCTCATCGGGATGTACCACGCCTTGGCCCGGCTGGACCGCAGCCTCAAGGAGAGTCGCGGCGAACCCAAACTCCTGTTTACGGTGCTGGTTGATTCAATTGTCCGCTAA